A single Rhodothermales bacterium DNA region contains:
- a CDS encoding T9SS type A sorting domain-containing protein — MSTLSDILCLIVAVLLAAARPAASQDFGTHTVRYAHDTAARLTQFTVVNAAMTIRYDWEAGGLLSSRVTGETMTVDSEDMTDALPTRFALHAAYPNPFNDRITLPYDLPVDSQVRLELYDILGRRVATVADSRRPAGFHTVEWTATGFGSGIYVARLTAGRKQFTTTLVKF; from the coding sequence ATGTCAACGCTGTCAGACATCCTGTGTTTGATCGTGGCCGTACTCCTTGCGGCGGCACGACCGGCTGCTTCCCAGGACTTCGGTACGCATACCGTTCGCTATGCGCACGATACGGCGGCACGTCTAACACAGTTCACCGTCGTCAACGCCGCCATGACCATCCGATACGACTGGGAGGCAGGAGGATTGCTCTCGAGCCGCGTTACGGGCGAAACCATGACGGTAGACAGCGAGGACATGACGGACGCACTTCCAACGCGCTTTGCATTGCATGCGGCCTACCCAAACCCCTTCAATGACCGGATTACGCTGCCGTATGACCTTCCTGTGGACTCGCAGGTGCGCTTGGAACTGTATGACATCCTCGGACGCCGTGTAGCAACGGTCGCTGACAGCAGGCGTCCGGCCGGTTTCCACACCGTAGAGTGGACGGCGACCGGGTTCGGCAGTGGCATCTACGTTGCGCGTCTCACAGCAGGACGAAAGCAGTTCACGACGACGCTGGTCAAATTCTGA
- a CDS encoding TRAP transporter small permease subunit — protein sequence MTHPLIRVANAIDRAQDRLGKWIIWVALVMVLIAAFNTFARYTDRMTGLGLSSNMYIELQWYLFSVLFLLGAAYTLKHDAHVRVDLLYGRLGPVGKAWIDLGGTVLFLIPFCVLMLWVSWPSVVNSWSVMEMSPDPGGLPRYPIKTVVPLAFILVLIQGISLGCRSLATIRLGGAPTA from the coding sequence ATGACCCACCCGCTCATCCGCGTCGCCAATGCCATCGACCGTGCCCAGGACCGGCTCGGCAAGTGGATCATTTGGGTCGCGCTCGTCATGGTGCTGATTGCCGCGTTCAACACCTTTGCCCGGTACACCGACCGGATGACGGGACTCGGGCTGAGTTCGAACATGTACATCGAGCTGCAGTGGTACCTGTTTTCCGTGCTCTTCCTGTTGGGGGCAGCGTATACCCTGAAACACGATGCCCATGTCCGGGTGGATCTGCTCTATGGCCGATTGGGTCCGGTCGGGAAGGCCTGGATTGACCTGGGTGGGACGGTCCTGTTCCTCATCCCGTTCTGCGTGCTCATGCTCTGGGTGTCCTGGCCGTCCGTGGTCAATTCCTGGAGCGTCATGGAAATGTCGCCCGATCCGGGTGGGTTGCCCCGCTACCCCATAAAGACCGTCGTACCGCTCGCCTTCATCCTGGTGCTCATCCAGGGCATTTCGCTCGGTTGCCGGTCCCTGGCCACCATCCGCCTGGGAGGGGCGCCGACCGCATGA
- a CDS encoding multicopper oxidase family protein, producing MTQRFPLVPAVFTVAISLATSSPVLAQDHDMHAGHNMDMPAMVGDSLVWRMPPMDMSMPMMPGMDTQEPIVAPFLPAAGMDVSMFPEARPFEIMDVEDGAMVHLEAGLVRRTIGDQTFVMMGYNGQYPGPVLRVKKNARVTVHFVNNIQMPTTVHWHGLRLDDYRFDGIPGISQPPVESGESFQYELNFPDEGLYWYHPHMREDVQQDLGLYGNMLVDPIEDDYYAPVNREVTLVLDDILMDSQGIIPYGDSAPTHALMGRFGNVMLVNGVTNYEMTVKKGEVVRFFLTNVANSRSFNVVFGGAPIKVVASDVSKYEREMPTGSVVISPAERYIVDVLFEDAGPVTVTNAVQAIDHFRGEFYPDVRTLAVINVEDGTPETDFSQEFREFRTNEDVIADIDAFRPFFDKEPDHRLELTVRVNNLPLPIMMMMEVDTLYVPPMEWNDAMPMMNWVSTGEQVEWILHDVDTGKESMEIDWSFKKDDVVKIRVFNSPRSFHPMNHPFHIHGQRFLVTHIDGVPNPNLVWKDTAIVPVGSTVDFLVHMSNPGKWMAHCHIAEHLHSGMMLPFEVTE from the coding sequence ATGACCCAACGCTTCCCCCTGGTCCCGGCCGTTTTCACGGTCGCCATCAGCCTGGCCACCTCCAGTCCGGTGCTCGCGCAGGATCATGACATGCACGCCGGACACAACATGGACATGCCGGCCATGGTCGGCGACAGTCTGGTCTGGCGCATGCCTCCCATGGACATGTCCATGCCCATGATGCCGGGTATGGACACACAGGAACCGATTGTTGCACCCTTCCTGCCGGCGGCCGGGATGGATGTATCCATGTTTCCTGAAGCGCGGCCCTTCGAAATCATGGACGTGGAGGATGGCGCCATGGTGCATCTGGAAGCCGGCCTGGTCCGTCGGACCATCGGCGACCAGACGTTCGTTATGATGGGCTACAACGGGCAGTATCCCGGGCCGGTCCTCCGCGTCAAGAAGAATGCCCGCGTGACGGTGCATTTCGTGAACAACATCCAGATGCCCACCACGGTCCATTGGCATGGGTTGCGCCTGGACGATTATCGCTTCGACGGCATCCCGGGCATTTCCCAGCCACCGGTCGAGTCAGGGGAGAGCTTCCAGTATGAATTGAATTTCCCGGACGAGGGCCTGTACTGGTACCATCCGCACATGCGCGAGGACGTGCAGCAGGACCTGGGTCTGTATGGCAACATGCTTGTGGATCCGATAGAGGATGACTACTACGCCCCGGTCAACAGGGAAGTCACCCTCGTACTGGACGACATCCTCATGGACAGCCAGGGAATCATCCCCTACGGCGATTCCGCTCCTACGCATGCCCTCATGGGCCGCTTCGGAAACGTCATGCTGGTGAACGGGGTCACGAACTACGAAATGACCGTCAAGAAAGGCGAGGTCGTCCGGTTCTTCCTGACCAATGTGGCCAATTCCAGGTCCTTCAACGTGGTATTCGGAGGCGCTCCCATCAAGGTAGTGGCGTCGGATGTCAGCAAGTATGAGCGCGAAATGCCAACCGGCAGCGTGGTCATATCACCGGCCGAGCGATACATCGTGGATGTCCTGTTCGAAGACGCCGGTCCGGTTACGGTCACCAACGCGGTCCAGGCCATCGACCATTTCCGGGGGGAATTCTATCCCGATGTCCGGACGTTGGCCGTAATCAACGTGGAAGATGGCACGCCGGAAACCGATTTCTCACAGGAGTTCCGGGAGTTCCGTACCAACGAGGATGTGATTGCGGATATCGATGCGTTCCGCCCGTTCTTCGACAAGGAGCCCGACCACCGTCTGGAGCTCACGGTCCGTGTGAACAACCTGCCGTTACCCATCATGATGATGATGGAGGTCGATACGCTGTACGTCCCTCCCATGGAGTGGAACGATGCGATGCCCATGATGAACTGGGTATCGACGGGCGAACAGGTGGAGTGGATCCTGCATGACGTGGACACCGGGAAGGAGTCCATGGAAATCGACTGGTCCTTCAAGAAGGACGACGTCGTCAAGATCCGCGTTTTCAACTCGCCGCGGTCCTTCCATCCCATGAATCATCCGTTCCACATCCATGGCCAGCGATTCCTGGTCACCCACATTGACGGGGTTCCGAATCCGAACCTCGTCTGGAAGGACACGGCCATCGTGCCGGTGGGATCCACGGTCGATTTCCTGGTCCACATGTCCAATCCGGGTAAATGGATGGCCCACTGCCACATTGCCGAACACCTGCATTCGGGCATGATGCTGCCGTTTGAAGTGACGGAATAG
- a CDS encoding cupin domain-containing protein has product MTSSFLGGMTPDAFLSEYWQKKPLLVRQAVPGFISPVSPDAFLDLATRPDAATRLIVEEGGAYPWELMEGPFDPDELDPVPGDVWSMLIQEMDRMDPAVHALWKHVSFLPNWRLDDIMVSLASPGGGVGAHIDNYDVFLLQGHGRRRWQIGLSPVDEEVLIPDLDVSILADFTADAEWVLEPGDMLYLPPRFAHYGVALDTCMTFSFGCRAPSAVELTGALLEQAMTGLDPDRRYGDPDLKAATVPGVLDDAPLAFARGLLAEVAAEADRTLGMVLTEPRRYAELDAGPELTPDELQARLAGGERLHGLAPYQVLHRLAPGGDVLRLFVRGECLELDASFEPFARALCSVEGAGAEDVQDDPVLLDLLVELVAEHLLLLR; this is encoded by the coding sequence ATGACCTCATCCTTCCTGGGCGGGATGACCCCCGACGCGTTCCTCTCCGAATACTGGCAAAAGAAGCCTCTCCTGGTGCGCCAGGCGGTACCCGGATTCATCTCCCCGGTGTCTCCCGACGCCTTTCTGGACCTGGCAACGCGACCCGATGCCGCAACGCGGCTCATCGTGGAAGAGGGGGGTGCGTATCCCTGGGAACTGATGGAAGGCCCCTTCGACCCGGACGAGTTGGATCCGGTGCCGGGAGACGTGTGGTCCATGCTCATCCAGGAGATGGACAGGATGGACCCGGCCGTGCATGCGCTCTGGAAGCATGTGTCCTTCCTCCCCAACTGGCGCCTGGATGACATCATGGTCAGCCTGGCGTCTCCGGGAGGTGGCGTGGGAGCCCACATTGACAACTACGATGTCTTCCTGTTGCAGGGACACGGCCGCCGGCGATGGCAGATCGGGCTCTCGCCTGTGGATGAGGAGGTCCTCATTCCCGACCTGGACGTATCCATCCTGGCCGATTTCACGGCCGATGCCGAATGGGTCCTGGAACCGGGCGACATGCTCTATCTGCCCCCCCGGTTCGCCCACTACGGCGTGGCCCTGGACACCTGCATGACGTTCTCCTTCGGGTGCCGCGCGCCCTCGGCGGTGGAGCTCACCGGAGCGCTCCTGGAACAGGCCATGACCGGGCTGGACCCGGATCGGCGCTATGGCGATCCCGACCTGAAGGCGGCCACCGTCCCGGGTGTTCTGGATGATGCGCCGCTCGCGTTTGCCCGGGGACTGCTGGCGGAAGTGGCCGCCGAGGCCGACCGGACGCTCGGCATGGTGCTTACCGAGCCCCGCCGATACGCCGAGCTGGACGCGGGTCCCGAACTGACGCCGGACGAACTGCAAGCACGGTTGGCGGGCGGTGAGCGGCTCCACGGGTTGGCGCCGTACCAGGTGCTGCATCGACTCGCGCCGGGCGGTGACGTGCTCCGCCTGTTCGTCCGGGGGGAGTGCCTGGAACTGGATGCGTCCTTCGAGCCGTTTGCGCGGGCCCTGTGCTCCGTGGAGGGAGCGGGCGCCGAGGACGTGCAGGACGATCCCGTCCTGCTGGACCTGCTGGTCGAGTTGGTGGCCGAGCACCTGCTGCTTCTGCGCTGA
- a CDS encoding citrate synthase, which translates to MIAYTIIMETAKLHVQDQEIELPVSVGTENEVAIGIKSLRPSTGVITMDPGFANTGSCESAITFIDGEKGILRYRGYSIEELAEKSTFTEVAYLLLYGDLPTAEQHESFRHQLRRHSLLHEDMKKFFEGYPPSAPPMSVLSTIVASLAAYYPNSDANEDLDLNIIRLVAKLNTIAAFAYKKSIGQPYVYPRNDHSYAGDFLHMMFAVPAEEYEVDPLLERTLDMLLILHADHEQNCSTSTVRMVGSSGADLFSSISAGIQALSGPLHGGANQAVIDMLQRIEDDGRNIEKYVDMAKDRNSDFRLMGFGHRVYKNFDPRARVIKKKADEVLSQLGVDDPLLDIAKNLERIALEDDFFVERKLYPNVDFYSGIIYRAMGIPTNMFTVMFALGRLPGWIAQWVEMKKDPDTRIYRPRQIYTGNTLRKYVPVENR; encoded by the coding sequence ATGATTGCATATACAATCATTATGGAAACTGCCAAACTACACGTTCAGGACCAGGAAATTGAACTTCCCGTATCGGTCGGTACGGAAAACGAAGTCGCCATCGGCATCAAATCCCTGCGTCCGTCCACCGGCGTCATTACGATGGACCCCGGTTTTGCCAATACGGGATCGTGCGAAAGCGCCATCACCTTCATTGACGGGGAGAAGGGAATCCTGCGTTACCGCGGCTATTCCATTGAGGAGTTGGCCGAGAAATCGACCTTCACCGAGGTGGCGTACCTGCTCCTGTACGGCGATCTGCCCACGGCCGAACAGCACGAGAGCTTCCGTCATCAGCTTCGGCGGCACAGCCTGCTGCACGAGGACATGAAGAAGTTCTTCGAGGGCTATCCGCCGAGCGCGCCGCCCATGAGCGTGTTGAGCACCATCGTGGCATCGTTGGCCGCATACTATCCGAATTCGGATGCAAACGAGGACCTCGACCTGAACATCATCCGGCTGGTCGCCAAGCTCAACACCATTGCGGCATTTGCTTACAAGAAGTCGATTGGCCAGCCCTATGTTTATCCAAGGAATGACCATTCCTATGCCGGGGATTTCCTGCATATGATGTTCGCCGTTCCAGCGGAGGAGTATGAGGTCGACCCGTTGCTTGAACGGACCCTCGACATGCTGCTCATCCTGCATGCGGACCACGAACAGAATTGCTCGACGTCCACGGTCCGGATGGTCGGAAGTTCGGGCGCTGACCTGTTCTCGTCCATTTCAGCCGGAATCCAGGCCTTGTCCGGTCCTCTGCATGGAGGGGCCAACCAGGCCGTGATCGACATGCTGCAGCGGATTGAGGACGACGGCCGCAACATTGAGAAATACGTGGACATGGCCAAGGACCGGAATTCTGATTTCCGCCTGATGGGCTTCGGACACCGGGTGTACAAGAATTTCGATCCGCGTGCCCGCGTCATCAAGAAGAAGGCCGATGAAGTGCTTTCGCAATTGGGCGTGGATGACCCCTTGCTGGACATCGCCAAGAATCTTGAGCGAATTGCACTTGAGGATGACTTTTTTGTCGAACGGAAGTTGTATCCGAACGTTGACTTCTATTCCGGAATCATTTACAGGGCCATGGGGATTCCTACGAACATGTTCACAGTCATGTTTGCCCTTGGCAGACTGCCCGGCTGGATCGCCCAGTGGGTCGAAATGAAGAAGGATCCCGATACGCGTATTTACCGCCCCCGACAGATCTACACGGGAAATACGCTTCGGAAGTACGTTCCTGTTGAGAATAGGTAA
- a CDS encoding AAA family ATPase, whose amino-acid sequence MTMTDDLFDASARRLRGSRAPLADRMRPRTLDEFSGQEHILGEGRLLRRAIQADRVTSLLLFGPPGTGKTTLARIIAGTTRSHFVTLNAVLAGVKDIRVAIHGAEERLRLHGQKTILFIDEVHRFNKSQQDALLPHVENGTVTFIGATTENPYFEVIKALVSRSRVFELQSLTEEDLADAARRALTDPERGYGRMKVTLDDDALAHLVSTANGDARSLLNALELAVETTAEDENGERRITRDVAAESIQKRAVLYDKEGDAHYDTISAFIKSMRGSDPDGALYWMGRMVYAGEDPRFILRRMLIFAAEDIGLADPRALQVAVSAAQAFEYVGMPEGRFHLAQCCLYLATAPKSNTTAAFFDVLSHIENERTDDIPNHLKDGTRDKKGLGHGEGYLYPHAYRNHYVPQQYLPDGMQGSEFYTPSDMGYERTIAERLAYWRSRKEGEEDTDAS is encoded by the coding sequence ATGACGATGACCGATGATCTGTTCGATGCGTCCGCCCGGCGGCTGCGCGGCAGCCGGGCACCTCTTGCCGATCGGATGCGTCCGCGCACCCTGGACGAGTTCTCGGGCCAGGAACACATCCTGGGGGAAGGTCGCCTGCTCAGGCGCGCCATCCAGGCGGACCGCGTCACGTCGCTCCTGCTGTTCGGCCCGCCCGGTACCGGAAAAACCACGCTCGCCCGGATCATTGCCGGAACGACCCGCTCGCACTTCGTGACCCTGAATGCCGTGTTGGCCGGTGTCAAGGACATCCGGGTGGCCATCCACGGCGCCGAGGAGCGCCTGCGGCTGCACGGACAGAAGACCATCCTGTTTATTGACGAAGTCCACCGCTTCAACAAGTCCCAGCAGGACGCCCTGCTTCCACACGTCGAAAACGGCACCGTCACCTTCATCGGCGCCACGACCGAAAATCCGTACTTCGAGGTCATCAAGGCCCTCGTGTCCCGTTCCCGCGTGTTCGAACTGCAGAGCCTGACGGAGGAGGATCTGGCCGATGCCGCCCGGCGGGCGCTCACCGATCCCGAGCGGGGATACGGCCGCATGAAGGTCACGCTCGACGACGACGCGCTCGCCCATCTCGTGTCGACGGCCAACGGCGATGCCCGCTCGCTGCTGAACGCCCTCGAACTCGCGGTGGAAACGACCGCCGAGGACGAAAACGGGGAGCGCCGGATTACGCGGGATGTGGCCGCCGAGTCCATCCAGAAGCGGGCGGTGCTGTACGACAAGGAAGGTGATGCCCACTACGATACCATCAGCGCGTTCATCAAGAGCATGCGGGGCTCCGATCCGGATGGGGCCCTGTATTGGATGGGGCGCATGGTCTATGCGGGCGAGGACCCCCGGTTCATCCTGCGGCGCATGCTCATCTTTGCCGCCGAGGACATCGGGTTGGCCGACCCACGCGCACTCCAGGTGGCCGTTTCGGCCGCGCAAGCCTTCGAGTACGTCGGCATGCCGGAAGGCCGGTTCCACCTCGCCCAGTGTTGTCTGTACCTGGCAACGGCCCCCAAAAGCAACACGACGGCCGCGTTCTTCGACGTTCTCTCGCACATCGAGAACGAACGTACCGACGACATTCCGAACCACTTGAAGGACGGTACCCGCGACAAGAAGGGCCTCGGTCACGGGGAAGGCTACCTGTACCCCCATGCGTACCGGAATCACTACGTTCCCCAGCAGTATCTGCCCGATGGTATGCAGGGGTCCGAATTCTACACCCCGAGCGATATGGGATACGAACGCACCATCGCCGAGCGCCTGGCGTACTGGCGGTCACGGAAGGAAGGTGAGGAAGATACCGATGCGTCGTAG
- a CDS encoding zinc ribbon domain-containing protein: protein MPHLVDVERECPSCGLDVPENAETCPYCQYEFPELSTTRKGMAWLFALLLLLPVLYILNRLFS from the coding sequence ATGCCCCATCTTGTCGATGTCGAACGCGAGTGCCCGTCCTGCGGCCTGGACGTGCCTGAAAACGCGGAAACCTGCCCGTACTGCCAGTACGAATTTCCGGAACTGTCCACCACCCGGAAAGGGATGGCCTGGCTGTTCGCACTCCTTCTGCTCCTTCCTGTCCTCTACATCCTGAACCGGTTGTTCTCATGA
- a CDS encoding PKD domain-containing protein has translation MLWPATAQAQSERGEKTIYFRPHVGQSYYFGDSEKSPFNFNGELFDEFPWNAGAEIGWKFSPTYSLGLAFRYGNYSNITVFQPGTVVDDHSNTRWGVSLLGRKLLTSGKIAPYLYGGLNVGGGETTVFSVGCANNVAGACTTQSEIGYGLSAGFGLDFFISERTSFFLQTGVDAMTPDDVADGRDNNGFTSFDFLGANTLGLNINLKGFVPVEVTDVICPADAFDAGTPMTFTGNINENATQPVEYMWHFGDGTSAEGPTVTHTFNRAGSYTVGLTATNGAGKGRSVKECNVTVLDPCVPAQITAMRASNMSPDTQTEVHFTASVSGSEATEYRWNFGDGNTGTGAMAMHTYDRAGTYTVTLEVENCAGVVRRTMTITVVPFEAAICREITEMNSAFFAQNSSVLTDEARAALQENLQILLECPNLNVRLEGWAAPGERRPSELSEDRARAVEQFYVDNGVAASRIVTQAMGRASGTSKKEGANQYRRVDTIPVR, from the coding sequence ATGTTATGGCCTGCGACCGCCCAGGCTCAATCCGAGCGCGGCGAAAAAACCATTTACTTCCGCCCGCATGTGGGGCAGTCCTACTATTTCGGTGACAGCGAAAAATCCCCCTTCAACTTCAACGGGGAGCTGTTCGACGAATTCCCGTGGAACGCCGGTGCCGAGATTGGCTGGAAGTTCTCCCCGACCTACAGCCTCGGCCTGGCCTTCCGCTACGGTAACTATTCCAACATCACGGTCTTCCAGCCCGGCACGGTGGTGGATGATCACTCCAATACCCGTTGGGGCGTGAGCCTGCTGGGTCGCAAGTTGCTCACCAGCGGCAAGATCGCTCCGTATCTGTATGGCGGCCTGAACGTCGGCGGTGGCGAAACCACCGTGTTCAGCGTAGGCTGTGCCAACAACGTCGCGGGTGCCTGTACGACGCAATCCGAGATCGGGTACGGCCTCTCGGCCGGCTTCGGACTGGATTTCTTCATCAGCGAGCGCACGTCGTTCTTCCTGCAGACGGGTGTCGATGCCATGACACCAGACGATGTCGCAGACGGCCGCGACAACAACGGTTTCACGTCATTCGACTTCCTCGGCGCCAACACGCTTGGATTGAACATCAACCTGAAGGGCTTCGTCCCGGTTGAAGTAACCGATGTCATCTGCCCGGCCGACGCATTCGATGCCGGAACGCCCATGACGTTCACCGGCAACATCAACGAGAACGCCACGCAGCCGGTTGAATACATGTGGCACTTCGGCGATGGTACGAGTGCTGAAGGCCCGACGGTTACGCACACGTTCAACCGTGCCGGCAGTTATACGGTCGGCCTCACGGCCACGAACGGTGCAGGCAAGGGTCGCTCCGTCAAGGAATGCAACGTGACCGTGCTCGATCCCTGTGTCCCGGCCCAGATCACGGCCATGCGGGCATCGAACATGAGCCCCGACACGCAGACCGAGGTCCATTTCACGGCCAGTGTGTCCGGCTCTGAAGCCACGGAATACCGCTGGAACTTCGGCGACGGCAACACCGGCACCGGTGCCATGGCCATGCACACGTATGACCGGGCCGGTACGTATACCGTGACGTTGGAAGTGGAAAATTGCGCCGGCGTCGTCCGCCGCACCATGACCATCACGGTCGTTCCGTTCGAAGCCGCCATTTGCCGCGAAATCACGGAAATGAACTCGGCGTTCTTCGCGCAGAACTCCTCGGTCCTCACCGATGAAGCCCGCGCTGCGCTGCAGGAAAACCTGCAGATCCTGCTTGAGTGCCCGAACCTGAATGTCCGCCTCGAAGGCTGGGCCGCTCCTGGCGAGCGCCGTCCGTCCGAGTTGTCGGAAGACCGGGCCCGGGCCGTCGAGCAGTTCTACGTGGACAATGGTGTGGCTGCCAGCCGTATCGTGACGCAGGCCATGGGCCGCGCCTCGGGTACGAGCAAGAAGGAAGGTGCCAACCAGTACCGCCGCGTGGACACGATCCCGGTTCGGTAG
- a CDS encoding 3-methyladenine DNA glycosylase, with translation MPSNVHRTSAYGSIMPLPVYVHTVLSRAEWTEARNAHAERVDRLIGRHVERRSRHEKDPVADFLFEYYRFRPSALARWSPGFGWGLEDAPADVLDATLARRSGDGVTHLDAEAFPMRHLPGTRFIRDVLERTQGRLPLFGCAGLHEWAMVYRTADVRHDHVPLRLTPDEIADVVERGPLCCTHYDAFRFFTPAATPLNRSALSVDDMLERDQPGCLHVNMDLYRWAFKRAPWVGSDLILDALELAFDIREVDMRASPYNLSEQGLVPIRVELDEGRAEYAGLQRAFHRRAAPLRNRLLDSYTALLDAVASVASGDPVS, from the coding sequence ATGCCGTCGAACGTCCACCGCACATCCGCGTACGGGTCCATCATGCCCTTGCCCGTGTACGTCCATACCGTCCTGTCCCGCGCCGAGTGGACCGAAGCCCGCAATGCCCATGCGGAGCGGGTGGACCGACTCATCGGCCGACACGTGGAGCGGAGGTCCCGACACGAGAAGGATCCCGTGGCGGATTTCCTGTTCGAGTACTATCGCTTTCGTCCCTCCGCCCTGGCGCGCTGGTCACCGGGTTTCGGATGGGGTCTGGAGGATGCGCCCGCCGATGTCCTGGACGCCACGCTGGCCCGCCGCTCCGGAGATGGTGTCACCCATCTGGACGCCGAGGCGTTTCCGATGCGCCACCTGCCAGGCACCCGGTTCATCCGTGACGTGCTGGAACGGACGCAGGGACGGCTTCCCTTGTTCGGCTGCGCGGGTCTCCATGAGTGGGCCATGGTCTACCGGACCGCCGATGTGCGGCACGATCACGTGCCCCTCCGACTGACCCCCGACGAAATCGCCGACGTCGTGGAACGCGGGCCCTTGTGCTGCACCCATTACGACGCCTTCCGTTTTTTCACACCCGCAGCGACCCCCCTCAACCGGTCGGCCCTCTCGGTGGATGACATGCTGGAAAGGGATCAGCCAGGTTGCCTGCATGTCAATATGGACCTCTACCGGTGGGCTTTCAAGCGCGCTCCGTGGGTGGGCTCGGATCTCATCCTGGATGCCCTGGAACTGGCCTTCGACATCCGGGAAGTCGACATGCGGGCCAGCCCGTACAACCTCTCGGAGCAAGGATTGGTGCCCATCCGTGTCGAGTTGGACGAGGGCCGGGCCGAATATGCCGGCCTCCAGCGTGCCTTCCACCGCCGAGCCGCCCCCCTGCGGAACCGGCTCCTCGACAGCTACACCGCGTTGCTGGACGCCGTCGCGTCCGTTGCATCTGGAGACCCGGTTTCTTAA
- a CDS encoding uracil-DNA glycosylase has translation MDATSLTERLKALLYTDDPGPGLFNPYASYDAERDLPDAVAIRRSNLERYITERSQTPSVVLLAEAPGPWGCRFSGVPITSEAQLVDPEFPIHGRQSSRMGEPLPEYSAGIYWRILEPWHHSVFTWNAVPYHPFKEGAPMSIRTPRVAEIKRFLPVVRAVLDAVGPCRVVAVGRKAERALAELDVDCTYVRHPSQGGATLFEEGIRSLFLEMHDDDR, from the coding sequence ATGGACGCGACATCGCTCACCGAACGCCTGAAGGCGCTCCTGTATACCGACGACCCGGGTCCAGGTCTGTTCAATCCGTACGCTTCCTACGATGCGGAACGGGACCTTCCGGATGCCGTCGCCATCCGGCGCAGCAACCTGGAGCGCTACATTACCGAGCGTAGTCAGACGCCGTCGGTCGTCCTGCTGGCCGAGGCTCCGGGGCCCTGGGGATGCCGGTTCTCGGGCGTCCCTATCACCAGCGAGGCCCAACTTGTTGATCCGGAATTTCCCATTCACGGCCGGCAATCCAGCCGGATGGGCGAGCCGCTCCCGGAGTACAGCGCAGGCATCTACTGGCGCATCCTGGAGCCCTGGCACCATTCGGTGTTCACCTGGAACGCCGTTCCGTATCATCCCTTCAAGGAGGGTGCGCCCATGAGTATCCGCACGCCCCGCGTTGCGGAGATCAAGCGATTCCTGCCGGTGGTCCGTGCGGTACTGGACGCCGTGGGACCGTGTCGGGTCGTGGCCGTGGGGCGCAAGGCGGAGCGGGCGCTGGCGGAGTTGGACGTGGACTGCACGTATGTGCGTCATCCGTCCCAGGGTGGCGCAACGTTGTTTGAAGAGGGCATTCGTTCACTATTCCTGGAGATGCATGACGATGACCGATGA